One window from the genome of Oncorhynchus kisutch isolate 150728-3 linkage group LG21, Okis_V2, whole genome shotgun sequence encodes:
- the LOC109866164 gene encoding gap junction delta-2 protein-like: protein MTMGEWTILERLLEAAVQQHSTMIGRILLTVVVIFRILIVAIVGETVYDDEQSMFVCNTLQPGCNQACYDKAFPISHIRYWVFQIILVCTPSLCFITYSVHQSAKQKERLERGYSTVFLSLDKRHDSIKRDDSKKIKNTIVNGVLQNTENSTKEAEPDCLEVKDIPNLAMRTSGKSKMRRQEGISRFYIIQVVFRNALEIGFLVGQYFLYGFNVPAVYECDRYPCIKDVECYVSRPTEKTVFLVFMFAVSGVCVLLNLAELNHLGWKKIKVAVKGVQARRKSIYEIRNKDLPRMSMPNFGRTQSSDSAYV from the exons ATGACCATGGGGGAGTGGACAATATTAGAGCGTCTCTTGGAGGCGGCTGTCCAACAGCACTCTACTATGATCGGAAG GATCCTCCTAACTGTGGTGGTGATCTTCCGGATTCTAATCGTTGCGATCGTTGGAGAGACGGTCTATGATGACGAGCAGTCCATGTTTGTGTGCAACACCCTGCAGCCCGGCTGTAACCAGGCCTGCTACGACAAGGCGTTCCCCATTTCCCACATCAGATATTGGGTGTTTCAGATTATTCTGGTGTGCACCCCCAGTCTCTGTTTCATCACCTACTCCGTGCACCAGTCCGCCAAGCAGAAGGAGCGTTTGGAGCGGGGGTACTCCACCGTGTTCCTCTCCTTGGACAAGCGCCATGATTCCATCAAAAGAGACGACAGCAAAAAGATcaaaaacaccattgtaaatggaGTACTTCAGAACACGGAGAACTCCACCAAAGAAGCCGAGCCCGACTGCTTGGAGGTGAAGGACATCCCAAATTTGGCCATGAGAACTAGTGGAAAGTCTAAAATGAGGAGGCAGGAGGGAATCTCAAGATTCTACATCATCCAAGTGGTTTTCCGAAACGCTCTAGAGATAGGGTTCCTGGTGGGTCAATATTTCCTGTATGGATTCAATGTCCCCGCGGTATATGAATGTGATCGATACCCCTGCATCAAAGATGTAGAATGCTACGTTTCCAGGCCCACGGAAAAGACAGTGTTTCTGGTCTTCATGTTTGCGGTCAGTGGCGTCTGTGTGCTCCTGAACTTGGCTGAACTCAATCATCTTGGGTGGAAGAAGATCAAAGTAGCTGTCAAAGGCGTGCAGGCGAGGAGGAAGTCCATCTATGAGATCCGTAACAAAGACTTGCCTAGAATGAGCATGCCAAATTTCGGCCGCACT